One genomic segment of Roseovarius carneus includes these proteins:
- a CDS encoding TonB-dependent receptor domain-containing protein, with the protein MTRKMRAPLWGTTALCLTLAAALPAAAQEEDGFLGTIILGESKRDVRTDTAVPVTEIDQTEIDDRQAGTVAELIDTVPGVTLVNGSTPQGSGITIRGFGATGSFGTDQKILIQVDGATRGSEELYRIGNQLFTDPALYKQVEVLRGTIGSFEFGSGVVGGVVRLETKDASDFTGGEVGFAARQMLEFATNGSGITSSSILAWQPTENIEFLANYTRRTTEPQEDGNGGLINPAGGATNDPSWLVKGKLTFGEGDAQSVTLTHTETESSQRDVPYDSFGLANFGNVDRDVRSATTILRYGFNPVGNDLLDLTLQYSYADEEITQTAIGRASPLNDADHRYETTTLTLKNTALFQTGAVNHDLTAGIEYILRQRQNAASAPGGEDNRWAIFAINEMSFGDGWTVTPAFRYETSDVKGSTAPNNGRFKHDALMGGLSLRYAFQNGFSVFGSAAYTEVLPPIDDLDNVARMEDSEKSRTFELGFAYEAEGAFREGDSLSFKLNAYDTELWDVTSYVTNTAAFGPPVFLALDQVNTQGIEIEAAYATATGFYMDLNANIADGQETTGRGVRQDWRNLAANSLRFTLGQKFAEAYDVSWEVVANDGITVNGERSSSFVAHNLRATIAPESGVWAGTEVRFGIENLFDTQYTQRLSTRPAAGRNFKITLAKTF; encoded by the coding sequence ATGACACGAAAAATGCGCGCGCCCCTATGGGGGACAACAGCCCTTTGCCTGACACTGGCCGCCGCCCTCCCCGCTGCGGCACAGGAGGAGGATGGATTTCTTGGGACCATCATATTGGGCGAAAGCAAGCGCGATGTGCGCACCGACACCGCCGTGCCAGTGACCGAAATCGACCAGACCGAGATCGACGACCGGCAGGCGGGAACCGTTGCCGAGTTGATCGACACTGTACCAGGGGTGACATTGGTCAACGGGTCTACCCCGCAAGGCTCAGGCATCACGATCCGCGGCTTCGGTGCGACAGGTTCGTTCGGCACCGATCAAAAGATCCTCATTCAAGTCGATGGCGCCACCCGCGGCAGCGAAGAGCTGTACCGCATCGGCAATCAGCTTTTCACCGACCCCGCGCTTTACAAACAGGTCGAGGTGCTGCGCGGCACGATCGGCTCATTCGAGTTCGGCTCGGGCGTGGTGGGTGGTGTTGTGCGGCTTGAGACCAAGGACGCATCGGACTTCACCGGCGGCGAGGTGGGCTTTGCCGCCCGCCAGATGCTGGAGTTCGCAACCAACGGCAGCGGCATAACCTCATCGAGCATCCTTGCGTGGCAACCCACGGAAAACATTGAGTTCCTCGCCAACTACACCCGCCGCACCACAGAGCCGCAAGAAGACGGCAACGGGGGTTTGATCAACCCTGCGGGCGGCGCGACCAACGACCCATCGTGGTTGGTTAAAGGTAAGCTGACCTTCGGCGAGGGCGATGCGCAGTCCGTAACCCTCACACATACGGAGACGGAATCGTCCCAAAGAGACGTGCCATATGACAGCTTCGGCCTTGCCAATTTCGGCAATGTCGACCGCGATGTGCGCAGCGCTACGACAATCCTGCGCTACGGCTTCAACCCGGTGGGCAATGATCTGCTTGATCTGACGTTGCAATATTCCTACGCGGATGAAGAGATCACTCAGACGGCTATCGGACGGGCCAGCCCACTGAACGATGCTGACCACCGCTATGAGACGACAACCCTCACCCTCAAGAACACCGCCCTTTTCCAGACCGGAGCGGTTAACCACGACCTCACGGCGGGGATAGAATATATCCTTCGCCAGCGCCAGAACGCGGCTTCCGCACCGGGCGGTGAAGACAATCGCTGGGCCATCTTCGCGATCAACGAGATGTCGTTTGGAGATGGCTGGACCGTCACGCCGGCCTTTCGCTATGAGACATCGGATGTGAAGGGCAGCACCGCGCCCAATAATGGCCGGTTCAAGCATGACGCGTTGATGGGTGGGCTGTCGCTGCGCTATGCGTTCCAGAACGGATTTTCGGTATTTGGCTCAGCCGCCTACACGGAGGTCCTGCCCCCGATTGACGATCTGGACAATGTGGCGCGCATGGAGGATAGCGAAAAATCCCGCACCTTTGAGCTTGGCTTTGCCTATGAGGCCGAAGGGGCGTTCCGCGAAGGCGACAGCCTGTCGTTCAAGCTCAACGCCTATGACACGGAGCTTTGGGACGTGACCTCCTATGTCACCAACACAGCCGCATTCGGGCCGCCCGTTTTCCTCGCTCTGGATCAGGTCAACACCCAAGGGATCGAGATTGAGGCCGCCTATGCTACGGCCACCGGCTTCTACATGGATCTCAACGCTAACATTGCCGATGGCCAAGAGACCACAGGTCGAGGCGTCCGTCAGGATTGGCGCAACCTCGCCGCCAACAGCCTGCGGTTTACATTGGGTCAGAAGTTTGCCGAAGCCTATGACGTGAGCTGGGAAGTGGTCGCGAATGATGGGATCACCGTCAATGGAGAGCGCTCATCCAGTTTCGTAGCCCACAACCTGCGCGCGACGATCGCGCCGGAAAGTGGCGTCTGGGCAGGCACCGAAGTGCGTTTCGGGATCGAGAACCTGTTCGACACGCAATACACCCAACGCCTCTCAACCCGCCCCGCCGCAGGCCGGAACTTCAAAATCACACTGGCCAAGACGTTCTGA
- a CDS encoding alanyl-tRNA editing protein has protein sequence MTEPLFRTDAYRTEAVGMVVAHTPEGGVVLDASVFYPTGGGQPGDSGRIDWSGGGMTVATTVKGQGAQIALVPAAPQSLPPIGCQVQQTLDWPRRLRLMRMHTALHLLSVVIPLPVTGGMIGETRSRLDFEMPDMSVDRETFEAHLGEMVDRDLPVTDGYITHAELDQQPSLVKTLSAPPPRNAGKIRLVRIGEGTDQVDLQPCGGTHVARTSEVGALRLGKIESKGRMNRRVYLHLDD, from the coding sequence GTGACCGAGCCGCTCTTTCGCACGGATGCCTACCGCACCGAGGCTGTGGGCATGGTGGTTGCACACACGCCAGAGGGCGGTGTGGTTTTGGATGCGAGCGTCTTTTATCCCACCGGCGGTGGTCAGCCCGGCGATAGCGGGCGCATCGATTGGTCCGGCGGGGGGATGACTGTGGCCACGACGGTAAAAGGGCAGGGCGCACAGATCGCCCTCGTCCCGGCCGCGCCGCAGTCCCTGCCGCCCATTGGCTGCCAAGTACAGCAAACGCTGGACTGGCCACGCCGTCTGCGGCTGATGCGGATGCACACGGCGCTACACCTCTTGTCGGTCGTGATCCCGCTCCCGGTGACGGGGGGCATGATCGGTGAGACGCGCAGCCGGCTTGATTTTGAAATGCCCGATATGTCGGTGGACCGCGAAACATTCGAGGCGCATTTGGGCGAAATGGTTGATCGCGATTTGCCGGTGACCGACGGCTATATCACCCATGCCGAGTTGGACCAACAGCCCTCTCTGGTCAAAACCCTCTCCGCGCCGCCGCCCCGAAATGCTGGCAAAATTCGCCTCGTAAGGATCGGCGAGGGCACCGACCAAGTGGATTTGCAACCGTGTGGCGGCACCCATGTGGCACGCACCTCCGAGGTCGGCGCGTTGCGCCTTGGCAAGATCGAAAGCAAAGGCCGCATGAACCGCCGCGTCTATCTTCATCTGGACGATTGA
- a CDS encoding DUF3772 domain-containing protein, whose translation MGSGFAPGFNAGSVHAQQTDEAPDYDRWALIASRASEAVEAARASTGALEDLRTLLFEWRDRFNAAQNVNANAIATAEAQLRALGPAPAEAAAEGSQIAAQRVALNSELINLREPIQRAQVAYSRADGLIKSIDRIIRERQTEKLMELGPSPVNPQNWPDAVSAFRETIADIRAEVSKSLRGEVRRAEFYGALPLSIVLTLIGFVLLLRGRFWATLALRLVMPKSTASVQWVLGWIMSMGEIVVPFIGYLLINGAVYNTGLVGIRGDLILTALTPAVLIFLVARWLALRCFPRGEIAHPPLVLGPEDRRSGRLYGGALGLVISIFYFVRETSQEMAWSNEADVVVLFPVMVLAGLILIRLSRLLTKHARAASEDEAFDTYRNRLTRLLAKALFLLALVAPFLGGVGYFTAAESLLLPSVLSLLLLAALLIFQRVINEVYVLANGGREEVREDLMPVLLGFGMVVLSLPAFALVWGARVADLSELWVRFTKGITLGNITISPTIFLMLAVVFAMGYVLTRLLQGTLKNTVLPKTKMDAGGRNAIVSGVGYIGIFLSALIAITSAGLDLSSIAIVAGALSVGIGFGLQNIVSNFVSGIILLIERPISQGDWIEVNGQHGTVQQISVRSTRIQTFDRSDLIIPNADLVSGTVTNYTRGNTVGRVIVPVGVAYGTDTRRVEGILREIARAHPMVLMNPEPTILMKGFGADSLDFEIRAILRDVNWIMSVHSDMNHEIAKRFVEEGIEIPFGQRDIWIRNPEALMGGTPIAPNAPEPKTDTPTEARERRPGEVAQRVAEGGSVEGDGGGDK comes from the coding sequence ATGGGAAGCGGGTTTGCGCCGGGGTTTAATGCAGGGTCTGTTCACGCGCAGCAAACCGACGAGGCCCCCGATTACGACCGATGGGCCCTGATTGCGAGCCGCGCCTCCGAGGCGGTGGAGGCTGCACGCGCTTCTACCGGCGCGCTGGAGGATCTGCGGACCCTTCTGTTTGAGTGGCGCGATCGCTTCAACGCCGCGCAAAATGTCAACGCAAATGCAATTGCCACCGCCGAAGCACAGCTTCGCGCGCTGGGTCCGGCCCCCGCCGAAGCCGCCGCAGAAGGGTCACAGATCGCGGCGCAGCGTGTCGCGCTTAACTCCGAGCTGATAAATTTGCGCGAGCCGATCCAGCGCGCGCAGGTTGCCTATAGCCGCGCGGACGGGCTGATCAAATCCATCGACCGGATCATCCGCGAGCGCCAGACCGAAAAGCTGATGGAACTGGGTCCTTCACCTGTAAACCCGCAGAACTGGCCCGATGCTGTGAGTGCGTTCCGCGAAACCATCGCGGATATACGTGCCGAAGTAAGTAAATCCCTGCGCGGTGAAGTACGGCGCGCCGAATTCTATGGCGCACTGCCGCTCAGTATCGTCCTCACCCTGATTGGGTTTGTCTTGCTTTTGCGCGGGCGTTTCTGGGCCACGCTGGCTTTGCGGCTCGTCATGCCCAAAAGCACGGCATCGGTGCAATGGGTGCTGGGCTGGATCATGTCCATGGGCGAAATCGTGGTGCCCTTCATCGGATATCTGCTGATCAATGGTGCAGTCTACAATACAGGTCTTGTGGGTATCCGGGGCGATCTGATCCTGACGGCGCTGACACCTGCGGTGCTGATTTTCCTCGTCGCGCGCTGGCTTGCGCTGCGCTGTTTTCCACGCGGAGAGATAGCCCACCCACCACTGGTTCTAGGCCCTGAGGACAGGCGCTCTGGGCGGCTTTATGGCGGCGCATTAGGGCTTGTGATCTCGATCTTCTATTTCGTGCGCGAAACCAGCCAGGAGATGGCGTGGTCCAATGAGGCCGATGTTGTTGTCCTCTTCCCGGTCATGGTGTTGGCTGGGCTGATTCTGATCCGGCTGTCGCGTCTTTTGACCAAACACGCGCGCGCGGCCTCTGAGGATGAGGCGTTCGACACATACCGCAACCGCCTCACGCGGCTCTTGGCCAAGGCCCTCTTCCTGCTGGCGTTGGTCGCGCCGTTCCTTGGCGGGGTCGGCTATTTCACGGCTGCCGAGTCGCTGCTTTTGCCTTCGGTCCTGTCGCTGCTGCTTCTGGCCGCGCTGTTGATCTTTCAGCGGGTCATCAACGAGGTCTACGTTCTGGCCAATGGCGGCCGCGAGGAGGTGCGCGAGGACCTGATGCCGGTCCTTCTGGGCTTTGGTATGGTTGTCTTGTCACTCCCTGCCTTCGCGCTTGTGTGGGGCGCGCGGGTGGCGGATCTGTCAGAGCTTTGGGTACGGTTTACCAAGGGGATCACGCTGGGCAATATCACGATTTCGCCCACGATCTTCCTGATGCTCGCGGTGGTGTTCGCCATGGGCTATGTGCTGACCCGGCTGTTACAGGGCACGCTCAAGAACACCGTCCTGCCCAAGACCAAGATGGACGCGGGCGGGCGCAACGCGATCGTGTCCGGCGTGGGCTATATCGGTATATTCCTCTCGGCGCTCATCGCGATCACTTCGGCGGGCTTGGATCTCAGTTCCATCGCCATCGTTGCGGGTGCGCTCTCTGTCGGGATTGGTTTCGGCCTTCAGAATATCGTCAGCAACTTTGTGTCCGGCATCATCCTTCTGATCGAGCGGCCCATCAGCCAAGGTGACTGGATCGAAGTCAACGGCCAGCACGGCACGGTGCAGCAGATCTCTGTCCGCTCCACCCGTATCCAAACGTTCGACCGATCGGATCTGATCATCCCCAACGCCGATCTGGTGAGCGGTACGGTCACCAATTACACCCGCGGCAACACGGTGGGCCGGGTCATCGTGCCCGTGGGCGTGGCGTATGGCACCGATACGCGCCGGGTGGAGGGCATCTTGCGCGAGATTGCGCGCGCGCACCCAATGGTGCTGATGAACCCTGAGCCCACGATCCTGATGAAAGGCTTCGGGGCCGATAGCCTTGATTTTGAGATCCGCGCGATCCTGCGTGACGTGAATTGGATCATGAGTGTGCATTCCGACATGAACCACGAGATCGCCAAACGCTTCGTTGAAGAAGGCATCGAGATTCCGTTTGGGCAGCGCGACATCTGGATCCGCAATCCCGAGGCGCTCATGGGCGGCACACCCATCGCCCCGAACGCGCCGGAGCCGAAAACGGACACGCCAACCGAGGCGCGCGAGCGTCGACCGGGCGAAGTGGCCCAACGTGTTGCCGAAGGGGGATCAGTGGAAGGGGACGGGGGCGGCGATAAGTGA
- a CDS encoding cysteine synthase A: MRIAQDLAEAVGNTPLIKLRRASEETGCTILGKAEFMNPGQSVKDRAALYIIRDAVSRGALKPGGTIVEGTAGNTGIGLALVGASMGFKTVIVIPETQSEEKKDMLRLAGADLVQVPAAPYSNPNNFVRYSERLAAQLAQTEPNGAIWANQFDNTANRQAHVEGTGPEIWEQTGGRVDGFICACGSGGTLTGVGMALQSKGVKIGLADPMGAKLYSYYTTGELASEGGSIAEGIGQVRITRNLEGLKPDFACQIPDEEALPIVFDLLRDEGLCMGASSGVNIAGAIRMAREMGPGHTIVTILCDYGTRYQSKLFNPEFLREKGLPVPDWMGAAPRSIPGVFEE, from the coding sequence ATGCGAATAGCTCAGGATCTGGCCGAGGCGGTCGGGAACACACCCCTTATCAAGCTGCGCCGTGCGAGCGAAGAGACCGGCTGCACAATCCTTGGCAAGGCCGAGTTCATGAACCCCGGCCAGTCGGTCAAGGACCGCGCGGCGCTCTACATCATCCGCGATGCAGTGTCGCGCGGCGCGCTGAAGCCCGGCGGTACGATTGTCGAAGGTACGGCGGGAAACACGGGCATTGGCCTCGCACTTGTTGGGGCGTCGATGGGGTTCAAGACCGTGATCGTCATCCCCGAGACGCAAAGCGAAGAGAAAAAAGACATGCTGCGGCTCGCCGGGGCGGACCTCGTGCAGGTTCCCGCAGCACCCTATTCCAACCCCAACAATTTCGTGCGCTATTCCGAACGTCTGGCCGCCCAGCTTGCGCAGACCGAGCCCAACGGCGCCATCTGGGCCAATCAGTTCGACAACACGGCCAACCGGCAGGCCCATGTGGAGGGCACAGGCCCCGAGATATGGGAACAGACCGGGGGCAGGGTCGATGGCTTCATCTGTGCGTGTGGGTCGGGCGGCACGCTGACGGGCGTTGGCATGGCGCTGCAATCCAAGGGCGTGAAGATCGGTCTCGCGGACCCGATGGGCGCGAAGCTCTATTCCTATTACACAACCGGGGAACTGGCATCCGAGGGCGGCTCCATCGCCGAAGGCATCGGGCAGGTGCGCATCACCCGCAACCTTGAAGGGCTAAAACCCGATTTTGCCTGCCAGATTCCCGATGAGGAAGCGCTGCCAATCGTTTTCGACCTTCTGCGCGATGAGGGGCTGTGCATGGGCGCATCTTCGGGGGTGAACATCGCGGGGGCTATTCGCATGGCGCGCGAGATGGGGCCGGGGCATACGATCGTGACCATTCTTTGTGATTATGGAACCAGATATCAGTCCAAACTGTTTAACCCTGAGTTTTTGCGTGAAAAAGGCCTGCCTGTGCCGGATTGGATGGGCGCGGCCCCACGATCCATTCCGGGAGTTTTCGAAGAATGA
- a CDS encoding NUDIX domain-containing protein, giving the protein MSALFVYGSLRDRALLEIVLGHAGAQVCAGTLPDHRVSWAEGQVFPYIEGAPGVSAEGLLLSGLTATDITRLDFFEGGFGYDLRAVEVLAGGMRPAEVYFPRPGLWTAGAPFVLGDWQATYGPLSRHAAREAMGYFGRFSGAELAVKMPMIRARAAAQLLAGGVSHAIRSSTPASAVEVIAEESPHAGFFVTKALTLRHPKFDGTLTEPLRREVFVSTDAAIVLPYDPVRDRVLLIEQFRMGPFGRGDPHPWMLEPVAGRVDPGETPEAAAYRECAEEAGLTLTGLEQIASYYPSPGAVTEYFHTYLGLADIPDDLPRLGGLETEAEDIRLHLMPFERAHALIETGEADNGPLILALMWLARERARLRAVA; this is encoded by the coding sequence TTGTCCGCGCTCTTTGTCTATGGCTCGCTGCGCGACCGGGCGCTTCTGGAGATCGTGTTGGGCCATGCCGGCGCGCAGGTTTGCGCAGGCACCTTGCCGGATCACCGGGTCAGCTGGGCCGAGGGGCAGGTTTTCCCCTATATCGAAGGCGCGCCGGGCGTCTCTGCCGAGGGGCTTTTGCTCAGCGGGCTGACCGCCACGGATATTACGCGGCTTGATTTCTTTGAGGGTGGGTTTGGCTATGACCTGCGCGCGGTTGAGGTCTTGGCGGGCGGTATGCGGCCAGCCGAGGTATATTTTCCCCGGCCCGGACTCTGGACTGCGGGCGCGCCCTTTGTGCTGGGCGATTGGCAGGCCACATATGGCCCGCTCAGCCGTCATGCCGCGCGCGAGGCGATGGGATATTTTGGCCGTTTCAGCGGGGCGGAGTTGGCCGTGAAGATGCCGATGATCCGCGCCCGTGCCGCGGCCCAGCTTTTGGCGGGTGGCGTCTCACACGCGATCCGCAGCAGCACCCCCGCCAGCGCCGTCGAGGTGATCGCGGAGGAAAGCCCCCATGCCGGGTTTTTCGTGACCAAGGCGCTCACCCTGCGTCACCCCAAATTCGACGGCACGCTGACGGAGCCTCTGCGACGTGAGGTATTTGTCTCCACCGATGCGGCCATCGTGCTGCCCTATGATCCGGTGCGTGACCGGGTGCTGTTGATCGAGCAGTTCCGCATGGGGCCTTTTGGGCGAGGCGATCCGCACCCTTGGATGCTGGAGCCTGTTGCAGGCCGTGTTGACCCCGGTGAGACGCCTGAGGCGGCCGCCTACCGCGAATGTGCCGAGGAAGCCGGGCTGACCCTCACGGGGCTGGAGCAGATTGCATCCTACTACCCCTCGCCCGGCGCAGTGACCGAGTATTTCCACACCTATCTCGGTCTTGCCGATATCCCCGACGATCTGCCGCGCTTGGGCGGGCTGGAGACCGAGGCTGAGGACATCCGGCTGCATCTTATGCCGTTTGAGCGTGCGCACGCTCTGATCGAGACAGGCGAGGCTGATAACGGCCCGTTGATCCTCGCGCTGATGTGGCTCGCGCGCGAACGCGCCCGCCTGCGCGCAGTCGCTTGA
- a CDS encoding TrgA family protein: MIKTRYMPTAARLVGAVSLGALGWLGSDMVRPLMPDHTAFGWFNYVNLVLGILCGWFVMGSRAGRGWGEAISNGLTGLFALVFWGFFAQSFNLMLKQSLENRYDGPMEAILGMFRNAAEYAEYLVDPMLIATLTVGAIACGLITEIAARRWS, encoded by the coding sequence ATGATCAAGACGCGCTACATGCCCACCGCAGCACGCCTTGTGGGGGCGGTGTCGCTTGGCGCGCTGGGCTGGCTTGGCTCGGACATGGTGCGGCCTTTGATGCCCGATCACACCGCCTTTGGCTGGTTCAACTATGTTAATCTGGTGCTGGGCATCCTGTGCGGCTGGTTTGTCATGGGCAGTCGCGCGGGGCGCGGTTGGGGCGAGGCGATCAGCAACGGGCTGACGGGGCTCTTCGCACTGGTTTTCTGGGGCTTCTTTGCCCAGAGCTTTAATCTCATGCTCAAGCAATCTCTGGAAAATCGCTATGATGGGCCGATGGAGGCGATTCTGGGGATGTTTAGGAATGCCGCCGAATATGCCGAATATCTGGTCGATCCGATGCTGATTGCGACGCTCACGGTTGGCGCGATAGCCTGCGGGCTTATCACCGAAATCGCTGCGCGTCGCTGGAGCTGA
- a CDS encoding SAM-dependent methyltransferase, translated as MILTDTHGQPGLPRYFSSVFSKLKTSVRNGKVDFVMPDGRIFRAEGPGAGPVGVVEVHNDDCFARLVREGDMGFSEAYLDGWWSTPDLMALMDFAHADNWEVYDGFPAMGLLRAYERLRHWLRRNSRTQALKNISYHYDLGNQFYGLWLDETMTYSSALFTSGQEDLEKAQTAKYASMVDQMGVKPGDHVLEIGCGWGGFAEYAAKERGLKVTGLTISREQLAYAQARMERAGLSDMVELKLQDYRDERGTYDGIASIEMFEAVGEQYWPVYFETVRERLRPGAQATLQIITVEDHRFEAYRKGIDFIQKYIFPGGMLPSPSALHGEVEKAGLTIERSLEFGKSYSQTLRRWHDTFNDKWDEVAALGFDDRFRRMWNFYLTSCAGAFEGGNCDVIQITIARPVK; from the coding sequence ATGATCCTCACTGACACGCATGGCCAGCCCGGCCTGCCGCGATACTTTTCTTCGGTGTTCTCAAAGCTCAAAACCTCTGTGCGCAACGGGAAGGTGGATTTCGTCATGCCCGACGGGCGCATCTTCCGCGCCGAGGGTCCGGGGGCAGGGCCGGTGGGCGTGGTCGAGGTGCATAATGACGACTGTTTTGCGCGGCTGGTACGCGAAGGCGATATGGGATTTTCCGAGGCCTATCTTGATGGCTGGTGGAGCACGCCGGACCTGATGGCGCTGATGGATTTCGCCCACGCGGATAATTGGGAAGTCTATGACGGGTTTCCCGCCATGGGCCTTTTGCGCGCCTATGAGCGGCTGCGCCACTGGCTGCGCCGCAACTCGCGCACGCAAGCCCTGAAGAATATCAGCTATCACTATGATCTGGGCAATCAGTTCTATGGGCTCTGGCTTGACGAGACGATGACCTATTCCTCCGCGCTTTTCACCTCAGGCCAAGAGGATCTGGAGAAGGCGCAGACCGCCAAATATGCCTCCATGGTGGATCAGATGGGCGTGAAACCCGGCGATCACGTGCTGGAGATCGGTTGCGGGTGGGGCGGTTTCGCGGAATATGCGGCCAAGGAGCGGGGGCTGAAAGTCACCGGCCTCACGATCAGCCGCGAGCAATTGGCCTATGCGCAGGCCCGGATGGAGCGCGCGGGCCTGTCTGATATGGTCGAGCTTAAGTTGCAAGATTACCGCGATGAGCGCGGCACATATGACGGCATCGCCTCCATTGAGATGTTCGAGGCCGTGGGCGAGCAATATTGGCCTGTCTATTTCGAGACGGTCCGCGAACGGCTCCGCCCCGGCGCGCAGGCCACGCTTCAAATCATCACCGTTGAGGATCATCGCTTTGAGGCCTACCGCAAGGGAATTGATTTCATTCAGAAATACATTTTTCCCGGTGGGATGCTGCCCAGCCCCTCCGCGCTTCATGGCGAGGTGGAGAAGGCCGGGCTCACCATCGAGCGGTCTCTGGAGTTTGGCAAAAGCTATAGCCAAACGCTGCGCCGCTGGCACGATACGTTCAACGACAAATGGGATGAGGTGGCAGCCCTCGGGTTTGACGACCGGTTTCGTCGGATGTGGAATTTCTACCTCACCTCTTGCGCGGGCGCGTTTGAGGGAGGAAACTGCGACGTGATACAAATCACCATTGCCCGCCCGGTCAAATAG
- a CDS encoding cryptochrome/photolyase family protein — MTDISPTILWLRRDFRLTDHPALATAIEAGGPVIPVFIHDTEVERLGAAPKWRLGLAVEKFSETLEVMGSRLILRQGDPLEVLRALIKETGARAVHWSRLYDPCAIARDKAVKAGLKEDGIAAESHRGHLLFEPWTVETKTGGFYRVYSPMWRAVKDRDVPQPLKAPAKIPAPDAWPASDTLSDWRMDAAMNRGAAICRPYQCVGEAAAQDRLAWFLDGPIDPYKDDRNLPGRDGTSNLSENLAVGEISPAQCWHAGMRAREEGANGAEHWVKEVVWREFAYHLIYHTPQITHRNWREDWDAFPWSEDAGSEAVLRWKQGRTGVPFVDAAMREMYVTGRMHNRGRMIVASYLTKHLMTHWRIGMEWFDECLTDWDPASNAMGWQWAAGSGPDAAPYFRIFNPETQLEKFDPKGHYPARWIAETAHQPSETALSYFDAIPRSWGLAPDAPYPDPRVSLSEGRNRALAAYESRSF, encoded by the coding sequence ATGACTGATATTTCCCCGACAATCCTTTGGTTGCGCCGTGATTTCCGGCTGACCGATCACCCTGCTTTAGCCACCGCCATCGAGGCGGGTGGGCCGGTGATCCCCGTCTTTATCCATGACACGGAGGTGGAGCGGCTGGGCGCGGCTCCCAAATGGCGGCTTGGCCTCGCGGTGGAGAAGTTCAGCGAAACCCTTGAGGTGATGGGCAGTCGCCTGATCCTGCGGCAGGGCGATCCGCTGGAGGTGCTGCGCGCGCTGATCAAAGAGACAGGCGCGCGGGCGGTGCATTGGTCGCGGCTCTATGATCCCTGCGCCATTGCCCGCGACAAGGCCGTGAAGGCCGGGCTGAAAGAGGACGGCATCGCGGCGGAAAGCCATCGGGGGCATCTGCTCTTTGAGCCATGGACGGTGGAGACCAAGACCGGCGGCTTTTACCGGGTCTATTCACCCATGTGGCGCGCCGTGAAAGACCGCGATGTGCCGCAGCCCCTCAAAGCGCCCGCCAAGATCCCCGCACCAGACGCGTGGCCCGCCTCGGACACTCTCAGCGATTGGCGCATGGATGCGGCGATGAATCGGGGGGCCGCGATCTGCCGCCCCTATCAATGTGTGGGCGAGGCCGCTGCACAGGACCGATTGGCGTGGTTTCTGGACGGGCCGATTGATCCCTACAAGGATGACCGCAATCTGCCGGGTCGCGATGGCACCTCCAACCTGTCGGAAAACCTTGCCGTGGGCGAGATCAGCCCCGCGCAATGCTGGCATGCGGGGATGCGCGCCCGTGAAGAGGGTGCGAATGGTGCCGAGCATTGGGTTAAGGAGGTTGTGTGGCGCGAGTTTGCCTATCATCTCATCTACCACACACCGCAGATCACCCACCGCAACTGGCGCGAGGATTGGGACGCCTTCCCTTGGTCTGAGGATGCAGGCTCTGAGGCCGTGCTGCGCTGGAAACAGGGGCGCACGGGCGTGCCCTTCGTGGATGCGGCCATGCGCGAGATGTATGTGACAGGTCGGATGCACAACCGGGGCCGGATGATCGTGGCCTCATACCTGACCAAGCATCTGATGACCCATTGGCGCATCGGGATGGAGTGGTTCGATGAGTGCCTCACCGATTGGGACCCCGCGAGCAACGCGATGGGTTGGCAATGGGCCGCAGGCTCGGGCCCGGACGCGGCACCTTATTTCCGCATCTTCAACCCCGAGACGCAGCTGGAGAAGTTCGATCCCAAAGGCCACTACCCCGCCCGCTGGATCGCGGAGACGGCGCACCAGCCCTCGGAGACGGCGCTGAGCTATTTCGACGCCATCCCGCGCAGTTGGGGCCTTGCGCCCGATGCGCCCTATCCCGACCCGCGCGTGAGCCTGTCGGAGGGGCGAAACCGCGCTCTGGCCGCTTATGAAAGCCGCAGCTTTTGA